The Alnus glutinosa chromosome 1, dhAlnGlut1.1, whole genome shotgun sequence region CGAAGCAAAAAATCGCAGCCATCTTGCTCGGACAAATCAAGTGTGCACAGAACAAGCGAATATATCGTTTGGAAATTgggaatttggatcctctccatttctcttcATTTAGTTATAAAAGTAGGAACATAGTtattcttttacatttcataaaaaatgtaaaaagacaacTATACTCCTCGTTTATAAGTAAACGGagagaatcctctccatttgatcCCTGTTCCGAAATTCGCGCGCGGCTACTGCATTTCCTACCGCAAACTTATGGAGAGAATCGCCTGCCGCGGCTCGACTTCTAGGGCTATTCAAAAAGGTCTTAATCTATCCACGTCGGCTGATGCCTTGTTCCACGTACAAAACGCACGAAGGCTTTTCCATGGTGCCAAATATGTTGTCGTTTGAGTTCGTAACATGCAATCCTCGTACCGTGCTATTGCTTCCTTCTGATTGGGACAAAGCTGTGTAGGAAGATCTGTGGAGTGGTTGGGGCAGCTATGGCAAACATCTAGCTTGACATCTCCTCTACAAAGTCCGATTGCATACTTGGTCAGGGTTTTGACCACAAGACGAATTGTAGAACCCGTAGTCATGATTTTCAGTGttggaggagagagagaggagaggatgTGATTGAGGTTTGCCTTGTCTACACATAAAAGGTACTGTAGAAAGGCTGAAGAGGCGATGGCTTGAGCAATATTCAGCAAGCAAATTGCTGATACAAGTAGTTGTCTGGAAGAAACCATTGCGATATGTTTCTTAAAAATGGTCAGATTTACGCCAAGCAAGCTTTAAGGGAGAAGGGTACTGCATAAAGTAGAAGGCTGACTGAGACACTTTGTATATTGATGGAAGTCTGTGATCTTGAAAATTAAGTAGTGTACTGTTGAGATAAAAAATTCAACCATTGTTGCTTACATTTTC contains the following coding sequences:
- the LOC133860646 gene encoding putative cysteine-rich receptor-like protein kinase 9, whose amino-acid sequence is MVSSRQLLVSAICLLNIAQAIASSAFLQYLLCVDKANLNHILSSLSPPTLKIMTTGSTIRLVVKTLTKYAIGLCRGDVKLDVCHSCPNHSTDLPTQLCPNQKEAIARYEDCMLRTQTTTYLAPWKSLRAFCTWNKASADVDRLRPF